One stretch of Pigmentiphaga aceris DNA includes these proteins:
- the recN gene encoding DNA repair protein RecN: MLRALHIKDFVIVDQTEVSFGGGFTVFSGETGAGKSILIDALALALGERADASVLREGATRAEVCAVFDVPDTLQTWLADHDLDDQALVLRRVIDAQGRSRGYVNGSPATLTQLRELGEQLVDIHGQHAHQSLLKADAQRDLLDGHGEHADLRAKVLDTWKSWRELVRKLTAVEEDSAALRQERDQLEWQAGELGQLNPQDGEWESIQAEHQRLAHAQALIDGANQTLAALDEDDDSAQSRLSSATHKIAQLASHDSGLQPIADSLEIARITLQEAVSDLNSYLSRLDLDPQRLATLDSRMQSLFHTARKFRLTPNELPAHLASLQARLDTLKDADNVEALRERVDEARSRFDAAANVLSVARARAATSLSDAVTEAMQSLAMSGGKFEVVMQRAAEPGPSGIDAVEFRVAGHTGSTPRALAKVASGGELARISLALSVIASRAARVPTLIFDEVDTGVGGAVAEVVGRLLRELGSRHQVLCVTHLPQVAARGDLHFQVSKQIEDGRTVSHIAPLDRRTRVDEVARMLGGIDITATTRKHAREMLGGN; the protein is encoded by the coding sequence ATGCTTCGCGCCCTGCACATCAAGGATTTCGTCATCGTCGACCAGACCGAAGTCAGCTTCGGTGGTGGCTTCACGGTTTTCTCCGGTGAGACCGGTGCCGGCAAATCGATTCTGATCGACGCCCTGGCATTGGCCTTGGGCGAACGTGCCGACGCATCCGTCTTGCGCGAAGGTGCCACCCGCGCCGAGGTCTGCGCGGTATTCGACGTGCCCGACACCTTGCAAACCTGGCTTGCCGACCACGATCTGGACGACCAGGCCCTGGTGCTGCGTCGTGTGATCGATGCGCAAGGGCGCAGCCGGGGTTACGTCAACGGCAGCCCGGCCACGCTTACCCAGCTGCGTGAACTGGGCGAACAACTGGTCGACATTCACGGCCAGCACGCTCACCAAAGCCTGCTGAAAGCCGATGCGCAGCGTGACTTGCTGGACGGTCACGGCGAACATGCGGACCTGCGCGCGAAGGTGCTCGACACCTGGAAGAGCTGGCGAGAATTGGTACGCAAGCTGACCGCTGTCGAGGAAGATTCGGCAGCACTGCGCCAGGAACGCGACCAGTTGGAATGGCAGGCCGGTGAGTTGGGCCAGTTGAATCCGCAGGACGGCGAGTGGGAATCGATTCAGGCCGAGCACCAGCGCCTGGCGCATGCGCAGGCCTTGATCGACGGTGCAAACCAGACACTGGCCGCGCTGGATGAGGACGATGATTCGGCGCAATCGCGCTTGTCATCCGCCACGCACAAGATCGCGCAGCTTGCCTCGCATGACAGCGGTCTGCAGCCGATTGCCGACAGCCTGGAAATCGCCCGCATCACCTTGCAGGAAGCCGTGTCGGACCTGAACAGTTATCTGTCGCGTCTGGATCTGGACCCGCAACGGCTGGCAACGCTGGACAGCCGGATGCAGTCGCTGTTTCACACCGCACGCAAGTTCCGCCTGACGCCCAATGAGCTGCCCGCGCACTTGGCATCGCTGCAGGCGCGCCTGGATACGCTCAAGGACGCCGACAACGTCGAAGCATTACGTGAACGGGTAGACGAAGCGCGCAGCCGTTTCGATGCGGCTGCCAATGTGTTGTCGGTCGCTCGAGCGCGCGCGGCTACGTCTCTGTCGGATGCGGTGACGGAAGCCATGCAGTCGCTGGCCATGAGCGGCGGCAAGTTCGAGGTGGTGATGCAACGCGCGGCCGAACCCGGGCCAAGCGGCATCGATGCAGTGGAGTTCCGGGTGGCAGGCCATACCGGCAGCACGCCACGCGCCTTGGCCAAGGTGGCGTCAGGGGGTGAATTGGCGCGGATTTCGCTGGCTTTGTCGGTGATTGCCAGCCGCGCCGCGCGGGTCCCCACGCTGATCTTCGATGAAGTGGATACCGGCGTGGGCGGTGCGGTGGCCGAAGTGGTGGGCAGGCTGCTGCGCGAGCTGGGCAGCCGTCACCAGGTTTTGTGCGTGACCCACCTGCCGCAGGTTGCTGCGCGTGGTGACCTGCACTTCCAGGTCAGCAAGCAGATCGAAGATGGCCGCACGGTGTCGCATATTGCGCCGCTCGACCGGCGTACGCGGGTCGACGAAGTGGCCCGCATGCTGGGTGGCATCGACATTACGGCCACGACACGCAAGCATGCGCGAGAAATGCTGGGCGGCAACTGA
- the fur gene encoding ferric iron uptake transcriptional regulator, whose product MSDQSELKSIGLKATFPRLKILDVFRKAEHRHMSADDVYRLLMTENVDIGLATVYRVLTQFEEAGILLRSQFDGGKSVFELNGGEHHDHLVCTSCGIVEEFHDAEIERRQQEIADRHGFTLTEHALSLYGLCGACKPAARA is encoded by the coding sequence ATGAGCGACCAAAGCGAACTGAAAAGCATCGGGCTGAAAGCGACGTTTCCCCGGCTGAAAATCCTGGATGTGTTCCGCAAAGCTGAACACCGGCACATGAGCGCCGACGACGTCTATCGACTGTTGATGACGGAAAACGTCGACATCGGTCTGGCGACCGTTTATCGCGTTCTGACACAATTTGAAGAAGCTGGCATCTTGCTGCGCAGTCAGTTCGACGGCGGCAAGTCCGTGTTCGAGCTGAACGGCGGCGAACACCATGACCACTTGGTCTGTACCAGCTGCGGCATTGTGGAAGAGTTTCACGACGCCGAGATCGAGCGCCGCCAGCAGGAAATCGCGGATCGCCACGGTTTCACGCTGACCGAACACGCGTTGTCGCTGTACGGACTGTGCGGGGCCTGTAAGCCGGCCGCCCGGGCCTAA
- a CDS encoding outer membrane protein assembly factor BamE, which produces MRKSLRVLRAPSALAAVLALSACGAYNSYVPGFITPYRSDVQQGNWVTSEMVALLKPGMTREQVRFALGSPALADIFHADRWDYPYTFNPGRGKPEQRLLTVYFENDRLARWGGDEMPDRQPFQKEPPPRAVNVPIDNPAQRPPVTTPAEVGSGNPLPGRPADTAAPNTEKPRATINRDVQPMTDPMDPSVAPSPRLIRE; this is translated from the coding sequence ATGCGCAAGTCGTTGCGCGTTCTGCGTGCGCCCTCTGCACTGGCCGCCGTCCTGGCGCTGAGCGCCTGCGGCGCGTACAACAGCTACGTCCCCGGCTTCATCACGCCCTATCGCTCCGACGTCCAGCAGGGCAACTGGGTGACCTCGGAAATGGTGGCATTGCTCAAGCCCGGCATGACCCGCGAGCAGGTCCGTTTCGCGCTGGGCAGCCCGGCGCTGGCCGACATCTTCCACGCCGACCGCTGGGACTATCCCTATACCTTCAATCCTGGCCGTGGCAAGCCCGAGCAGCGTCTGTTGACGGTGTATTTCGAGAACGACCGCCTGGCCCGCTGGGGTGGCGACGAAATGCCGGATCGCCAGCCTTTCCAGAAGGAACCGCCTCCTCGCGCCGTGAATGTGCCGATCGACAATCCGGCACAACGTCCGCCGGTGACCACGCCTGCGGAAGTGGGCTCGGGCAATCCGCTGCCCGGCCGCCCCGCTGACACGGCGGCTCCCAACACCGAGAAGCCGCGCGCGACGATCAATCGTGACGTGCAGCCCATGACCGATCCGATGGATCCGAGCGTTGCGCCGTCGCCGCGCCTGATCAGGGAGTAA
- the dapB gene encoding 4-hydroxy-tetrahydrodipicolinate reductase — protein MRIAIAGANGRMGRMLIEAVLGAHDLTLAVALDHAGSPAIGRDAGEPIGRTTGVLITDQLDALAGADVLIDFTRPEGTLEHITACVRHNVKLVIGTTGFDASGKAAIKAASQHIGIVFAPNMSVGVNVTFKLLEVAARILQETYDVEVFEAHHKLKVDAPSGTALGMGEAIARTWGKELDDIAVFDRHGVTGEREAGKIGFSVVRGGDIVGEHTAYFCGPGERIEITHRSASRVNYAAGSLRAARFLGEHSNGQFDMQDVLGLK, from the coding sequence ATGCGCATTGCCATTGCCGGCGCCAACGGGCGCATGGGCCGCATGCTGATTGAAGCTGTGCTCGGTGCCCACGACCTGACGCTTGCCGTTGCCCTGGACCACGCAGGCAGCCCCGCCATCGGGCGCGATGCGGGCGAACCCATTGGCCGTACCACCGGCGTGCTGATCACCGATCAGCTCGACGCCTTGGCCGGTGCCGACGTGCTGATCGACTTCACGCGCCCGGAAGGCACGCTGGAGCACATCACCGCCTGCGTGCGTCACAACGTGAAGCTGGTGATCGGCACCACGGGCTTCGACGCGTCGGGCAAAGCCGCCATCAAGGCGGCCTCGCAGCACATCGGCATCGTGTTCGCACCGAACATGAGCGTGGGGGTGAACGTGACCTTCAAGCTGCTTGAAGTGGCTGCCCGCATCCTGCAGGAAACCTACGATGTGGAAGTGTTCGAAGCACACCACAAGCTCAAAGTAGATGCACCTTCCGGCACGGCGCTGGGCATGGGCGAAGCGATTGCCCGCACCTGGGGCAAGGAACTGGACGACATCGCGGTGTTCGATCGCCACGGCGTCACGGGTGAGCGCGAGGCCGGCAAGATCGGTTTCTCGGTCGTGCGTGGTGGCGACATCGTGGGCGAGCACACGGCGTATTTCTGCGGTCCGGGTGAACGCATCGAAATCACGCATCGTTCTGCCAGCCGCGTGAACTACGCCGCAGGCAGCCTGCGCGCCGCTCGCTTCCTGGGCGAACACAGCAATGGTCAGTTCGACATGCAGGATGTGCTGGGTTTGAAATAA
- a CDS encoding CheR family methyltransferase, with amino-acid sequence MNVRNPFPAAALHAATTSPAVGVPSEFAFDLQDFELVRTLLKQHTGISLSESKRGMVYSRLARRLRATGQRNFRDYLNGLRQGTAEWEQFVNALTTNLTYFYRESHHFETLATLLRTRAKPGTKLRVWCSAASTGEEPWTIALTAAEVFGSLTPPVEILATDLDTGVLATARKATYNAETVSKVPEALVRRYFIREASGDFTVRPELRSLVTFKQQNLLDANWQAKGPFDAIFCRNVLIYFDRDTQLQIVSRFAPMLAPGGSLFVGHSENFAHGQRALRLTGRTVYVRDDA; translated from the coding sequence TTGAATGTCAGAAATCCGTTCCCGGCGGCAGCACTGCACGCCGCGACTACTAGCCCTGCTGTCGGCGTACCCAGCGAATTTGCTTTTGATCTGCAGGATTTCGAGCTCGTTCGCACGCTGCTGAAACAGCACACAGGTATTTCGCTTTCCGAGAGCAAGCGCGGCATGGTCTATAGCCGTCTTGCGCGTCGCCTGCGGGCCACCGGTCAGCGCAATTTTCGCGATTATCTGAATGGATTGCGTCAGGGCACTGCTGAGTGGGAGCAGTTTGTCAATGCGCTTACCACCAATCTGACGTATTTCTATCGCGAATCACACCATTTCGAGACACTGGCCACCTTGTTGCGCACGCGGGCAAAACCCGGCACCAAGCTGCGTGTCTGGTGCTCGGCTGCATCTACCGGTGAAGAGCCCTGGACGATTGCGCTGACGGCGGCCGAAGTATTCGGCAGCCTCACGCCACCCGTGGAAATACTGGCCACCGACCTTGATACCGGCGTGCTGGCCACTGCCCGCAAAGCCACGTACAACGCCGAAACCGTTTCCAAGGTGCCAGAAGCATTGGTACGCCGGTATTTCATTCGGGAAGCCTCGGGGGACTTCACCGTGCGTCCGGAATTGCGCAGCCTGGTGACCTTCAAACAGCAAAATCTGCTTGATGCGAATTGGCAAGCCAAAGGTCCGTTTGATGCGATATTCTGCCGAAACGTACTGATTTATTTTGATCGTGATACGCAATTGCAGATCGTGTCGCGGTTTGCACCCATGTTGGCACCAGGTGGCTCGCTGTTTGTGGGCCACTCCGAAAACTTTGCACACGGTCAGCGGGCGTTGCGCCTGACTGGCCGTACCGTGTACGTGCGCGACGACGCATGA
- a CDS encoding hybrid sensor histidine kinase/response regulator, with amino-acid sequence MQDADAIPPFAARSHTPNPVPAAATPDAPAADARPLAVLFIEDSVSDFALMQATLRRAGISFQPRRVETEQEMRDALGAQSWDAIISDYSLPTFNAEAALELAQHHNADVPFLIVSGEIGEGAAVEAMLAGADDYIMKNNLRRLPPALKRSLRAAQTRRQRLHAEEQLRELSRHADRLREQERAELAREIHDDLGALVTRIRAELTMARRNSQETDTAQRLDVAEQLVASLGVAISRIARSMRPPVLDFGIVAAIEWQARDFAQRTGIPVNLNTNQDDLSLDLEQSTSLFRIFQEALTNIYKHADANRIDVELFADEHSLTLEVTDNGRGMSSDALRKQTSFGLRGMMERIRSLGGWMDIGAVQPTGRGDDATATGTTLMISIPLGAGAFPAPGNAADPSTLSESNS; translated from the coding sequence ATGCAAGACGCCGACGCAATTCCCCCTTTCGCTGCACGTTCGCATACCCCGAATCCCGTGCCAGCTGCTGCGACGCCCGATGCTCCGGCGGCAGATGCTCGCCCGCTGGCGGTGCTGTTCATCGAGGATTCCGTCAGCGACTTCGCGTTGATGCAGGCTACCCTGCGCCGGGCTGGTATTTCATTCCAGCCGCGCCGGGTCGAAACCGAGCAGGAAATGCGCGATGCCCTGGGCGCACAGTCCTGGGACGCCATCATCAGCGACTATTCGCTGCCGACGTTCAATGCCGAGGCGGCACTGGAACTGGCGCAGCACCACAACGCCGATGTGCCCTTCCTGATCGTGTCCGGTGAAATCGGTGAAGGTGCTGCCGTCGAGGCAATGCTGGCCGGTGCCGACGACTACATCATGAAGAACAACCTGCGTCGCCTGCCGCCTGCGCTCAAACGCAGCCTGCGCGCGGCGCAGACGCGCCGCCAGCGCCTGCATGCCGAAGAGCAACTGCGTGAACTGTCACGCCACGCCGACCGCCTGCGTGAGCAGGAACGCGCAGAACTAGCCCGTGAAATTCACGATGACCTGGGTGCACTCGTGACCCGTATCCGCGCCGAACTGACCATGGCGCGGCGAAATTCGCAGGAAACCGACACGGCACAGCGCCTGGATGTTGCCGAGCAGCTGGTAGCGTCTTTGGGCGTGGCGATTTCCAGAATTGCGCGCTCGATGCGCCCGCCGGTGCTGGACTTCGGGATTGTTGCGGCCATTGAATGGCAGGCCCGGGATTTTGCGCAGCGCACGGGCATCCCGGTAAATCTGAACACCAATCAGGACGACCTGTCGCTTGACCTGGAACAGTCCACCAGCCTGTTCCGGATCTTCCAGGAAGCCTTGACCAACATCTACAAACACGCTGATGCCAACCGGATCGATGTCGAGCTGTTCGCCGATGAGCACAGCCTGACCCTTGAAGTCACCGACAACGGCCGGGGCATGAGCAGCGACGCCCTGCGCAAACAGACCTCGTTCGGACTGCGCGGCATGATGGAACGCATTCGCAGCCTGGGGGGCTGGATGGACATCGGTGCCGTCCAACCCACGGGGCGCGGCGACGACGCGACTGCAACCGGCACGACCTTGATGATCTCGATCCCGCTAGGCGCGGGCGCGTTTCCTGCGCCCGGTAACGCCGCAGACCCCTCTACACTTTCGGAATCGAATTCATGA
- a CDS encoding response regulator, protein MIRLVIVDDHAIVRSGLRQIAQAETDINVVGEAADSGELLDVLRKQDSDVVLMDISMPGKNGLDALKLVKERWPTTAVLMLSMYPEDQYAVRSVKAGASGYLHKNSPPETVIQAIRTVAKGKKFITPELAEQLATHIGQDADQPLHERLSDREYQTMSMIASGHTLSQIAEQMSLSPKTVSVYRARLLEKMRLKNNAELTHYALKHKLVE, encoded by the coding sequence ATGATCCGCCTCGTCATCGTCGACGACCACGCCATCGTGCGTTCCGGGCTGCGCCAGATTGCCCAAGCCGAAACCGATATCAATGTTGTCGGCGAAGCGGCTGACAGCGGTGAATTACTGGACGTCCTGCGCAAACAGGACTCAGACGTCGTGTTGATGGATATCTCGATGCCCGGCAAAAATGGGCTGGACGCGCTGAAACTGGTCAAGGAACGCTGGCCCACCACGGCAGTGCTGATGCTCAGCATGTACCCGGAAGACCAGTATGCCGTGCGTAGTGTGAAGGCGGGTGCTTCAGGCTATCTGCACAAGAATTCGCCGCCGGAGACGGTCATCCAGGCGATTCGTACGGTGGCCAAGGGCAAGAAATTCATCACCCCCGAACTCGCCGAGCAACTGGCCACCCACATTGGGCAAGATGCCGACCAACCGCTGCACGAACGTCTGTCAGACCGCGAATATCAGACCATGTCGATGATCGCCTCGGGCCATACCCTGTCGCAAATCGCCGAGCAGATGTCGCTGTCGCCCAAGACGGTGTCGGTATATCGCGCCCGCCTGCTGGAAAAAATGCGCCTGAAGAACAATGCAGAATTGACCCACTACGCCTTGAAGCACAAGCTGGTGGAATAA
- a CDS encoding response regulator, translating to MLHQVFTVLVVDDEPLNLELIAEHLDDSRFRLVRSVDGVQAWDSLDMLGSEVDAVVLDRMMPGMDGMELLGRIRRDPRFADLPVILQTAAAEKHQVIEGIRRGAFYYLAKPYDRDILVSVVNAAIESRQHRKALRRRIDDAQEIFLRMESAEFSFSTLTEARQLATFFARLCPSPDATVIGLAELMINAVEHGNLGIGYAEKGRLNNVGGWSAEVERRMGLPEYRDRVATIGFVRSPSTLSFTISDQGDGFSWPDYLHMSPDRAFATHGRGIAMARMLAFHELLYRDGGRQVIATIPLP from the coding sequence ATGCTCCATCAAGTCTTCACCGTGCTGGTAGTCGACGATGAACCGTTGAATCTTGAGCTCATTGCCGAGCATCTCGACGATTCCCGTTTTCGCCTGGTACGCAGTGTTGACGGTGTGCAGGCGTGGGATTCTCTGGATATGTTGGGCAGCGAAGTCGATGCGGTTGTGCTCGACCGCATGATGCCGGGCATGGACGGTATGGAATTGCTGGGGCGCATTCGCCGTGACCCGCGCTTCGCCGATCTTCCCGTGATCTTGCAGACCGCGGCAGCGGAAAAGCATCAGGTCATCGAAGGTATTCGCCGGGGTGCTTTCTATTATCTGGCCAAGCCCTACGACCGCGATATTCTGGTGTCGGTGGTGAATGCCGCGATTGAATCGCGCCAGCACCGCAAAGCGCTGCGTCGTCGTATCGATGACGCCCAGGAAATTTTCCTGCGTATGGAATCAGCTGAATTCTCGTTCAGCACGCTGACCGAAGCCCGCCAGCTGGCCACCTTTTTTGCCCGCCTGTGCCCAAGCCCGGACGCCACCGTCATCGGCTTGGCTGAACTGATGATCAACGCAGTGGAACACGGCAATCTGGGCATTGGTTATGCCGAGAAAGGGCGCTTGAACAACGTAGGCGGCTGGTCTGCCGAGGTGGAACGCCGCATGGGCTTGCCGGAATATCGTGACCGGGTAGCCACCATCGGATTCGTGCGCAGCCCGTCCACGCTCAGTTTCACCATCAGCGACCAGGGTGATGGTTTCAGCTGGCCCGATTACCTGCACATGTCGCCAGACCGTGCCTTTGCCACGCATGGCCGGGGTATTGCCATGGCGCGCATGCTGGCTTTCCACGAACTGTTGTACCGCGATGGCGGCCGCCAGGTGATTGCGACGATCCCCTTGCCTTGA
- the flgL gene encoding flagellar hook-associated protein FlgL: MRVSTNIQFDAGLRAMTTQQSEIARLSQQISGERKVLNPGDDPIAAAREVTLTATKAAYEQMIKNQGDVNDSLKQIENTLDTAREAIGTFRTKLIALNSGALNDADRASHIKDMESLRDQLISVANQSDGNGNFLFSGYAAKTQPFVADGAGQIAYNGDIGVREVQIGPTRTMAANMTGDYLFMSVPTGNGKVEGTATSTNTGSGYMKNVSVTDNAAWKAAEAAGPYSVEFVSTTTGTTTNGIAVNQTVTDPAAWGKAAANKPFSLEFTDATTYTLTDGKGVTSTGTYTPGAPLTINGMQMNFGTDPAAGDKFAIGDVAGKYQVSNGAGAVVGTGTIDPAKGGSVTFAGITLDVSGVPNAGDTFTFKQPGTADIFASMQAAIDAAKIPAADAANGATQRNNVLREMMANIDGGLNRLLDATTTLGSRQDELDALTGQDTVSRDNVSAQITKEVGMGTQDLVAAISELAQRNLSLQAAQKVYAQVSNMSLFNII, translated from the coding sequence ATGCGTGTAAGCACCAATATCCAGTTCGATGCCGGACTTCGTGCCATGACCACCCAGCAATCCGAAATCGCGCGCTTGTCGCAGCAAATTTCGGGTGAGCGCAAGGTGTTGAATCCTGGCGACGATCCGATTGCTGCCGCGCGCGAAGTGACGCTGACCGCGACCAAGGCCGCGTATGAGCAGATGATCAAGAACCAGGGCGATGTGAATGATTCGCTGAAGCAGATCGAAAACACCCTCGACACTGCTCGCGAAGCGATTGGCACCTTTCGCACCAAACTGATTGCCCTGAACAGCGGTGCACTCAATGATGCCGATCGCGCCAGCCACATCAAAGACATGGAAAGCCTGCGTGATCAGCTGATCAGCGTGGCCAATCAGTCCGACGGTAATGGCAACTTCCTGTTCTCGGGTTACGCCGCCAAGACGCAGCCGTTTGTTGCTGACGGGGCAGGGCAGATTGCGTACAACGGCGACATCGGCGTGCGTGAAGTTCAAATTGGACCGACCCGCACCATGGCGGCGAACATGACGGGTGATTACCTGTTCATGAGCGTTCCCACCGGCAACGGCAAGGTGGAAGGCACGGCCACGTCGACCAATACGGGTTCGGGCTACATGAAGAACGTGTCCGTGACGGACAACGCCGCCTGGAAGGCTGCCGAAGCCGCAGGCCCGTACAGCGTGGAGTTCGTGTCCACCACGACCGGCACCACCACCAACGGCATCGCGGTCAATCAGACCGTGACGGATCCTGCTGCGTGGGGCAAGGCTGCTGCGAACAAGCCGTTCTCGCTGGAGTTCACGGACGCCACGACGTACACCTTGACTGATGGCAAGGGCGTTACCAGTACCGGCACCTACACGCCCGGCGCGCCGCTGACCATCAACGGCATGCAGATGAATTTCGGTACCGACCCGGCAGCGGGTGACAAGTTTGCAATCGGTGATGTTGCTGGCAAGTATCAGGTCAGCAATGGCGCCGGCGCAGTCGTGGGTACTGGGACGATTGATCCTGCCAAGGGCGGAAGCGTGACCTTTGCCGGCATCACGCTCGACGTTTCCGGCGTGCCTAATGCCGGCGACACGTTCACCTTCAAGCAGCCTGGCACCGCAGATATTTTTGCATCAATGCAAGCTGCCATTGATGCTGCAAAGATCCCTGCCGCCGACGCCGCAAACGGAGCCACGCAGCGAAACAATGTGCTGCGCGAAATGATGGCCAATATCGACGGCGGCCTGAACCGTTTGTTGGATGCCACGACGACCTTGGGCTCTCGTCAGGACGAGCTTGACGCGCTTACCGGTCAAGACACCGTCAGCCGCGATAACGTCTCTGCCCAGATCACCAAGGAAGTTGGCATGGGCACGCAAGATCTGGTTGCTGCAATCAGCGAATTGGCACAGCGCAACCTGTCGCTGCAAGCTGCGCAGAAGGTCTACGCGCAAGTGTCGAACATGTCTCTGTTCAACATCATCTGA
- the flgK gene encoding flagellar hook-associated protein FlgK translates to MGSALSGLNAAQASLATVSHNIANVNTPGYTRQEVAQTSTLGQYTGAGFIGNGVQVTLVRRIYDEFLTNQATRAQSQSSYHDSYDASMTQLMNTLGDAKTGVNVSVDKFFTSMQDFSARIGEPAARQTALSSAEAMAARFRTASDALDSLRNGANQQIATDVAAINQLSQGIGQLNERIGIAQGTASGNQPNDLLDQRDALVRELNKLVGVSTTVQDGTSLNVFLSSGQPLVVGNIVSSLVSTDDPNSLNGARLELKTNGNNVVLREDDVSGGDLGATLSFRNNELAKSQDDLGKIAITLAAALNKQNQFGLDANGDQGKALFTVGPPLAYGAKSNAAASKLDVSIADTRNMVASDYAVSFDGTNYSVRRLSDNNTTTIPTGSLAADGTFTVDGLKVKPTMASGDTFTINPSRQAAAGLNVLLKDSKNLAGAAPMALVNGTANTGSAVVSRLTSSGQGTPNFNNSITVKFAANGAYELFDAGTEAAPNVPPVSVGTGTYTGPNGKIAHNGWSFEVSTTPAAGDEFTVKAGATDPTGDNRNATAMASLTSAKLLNGSTLTQNYAVLVSDMGSRANEITAGKAAYGVILSQAIVEEQSAAGVNLDEEAAKLLRFQQAYAASGKVLAIASSLFDTILAALN, encoded by the coding sequence ATGGGATCGGCCCTTAGTGGCCTCAATGCAGCGCAAGCTTCCTTGGCAACGGTGTCGCACAACATCGCCAATGTGAATACTCCGGGTTATACCCGCCAGGAAGTGGCGCAGACCTCGACGCTTGGCCAATACACCGGCGCAGGTTTCATCGGTAACGGCGTCCAGGTGACGCTGGTGCGACGCATTTATGACGAGTTCCTGACCAATCAGGCTACCCGCGCGCAAAGCCAGTCCAGCTATCACGACAGCTACGATGCGTCGATGACCCAGCTGATGAATACGCTTGGCGACGCCAAGACCGGCGTCAACGTGTCGGTCGACAAGTTCTTTACGTCGATGCAGGATTTCAGCGCGCGTATCGGTGAACCGGCTGCCCGTCAGACGGCGCTGTCGTCGGCTGAAGCCATGGCCGCCCGGTTCCGCACCGCAAGCGATGCCCTTGATTCGCTGCGCAATGGTGCCAACCAGCAGATCGCCACGGATGTCGCCGCCATCAATCAGCTGTCGCAAGGTATCGGCCAGCTGAACGAACGTATCGGCATTGCGCAGGGTACGGCCAGCGGCAACCAGCCGAATGACTTGCTCGATCAGCGCGACGCCCTGGTGCGCGAGTTGAACAAGCTGGTCGGTGTGTCCACCACGGTTCAGGACGGCACGTCGCTGAACGTCTTCCTGTCCAGCGGCCAGCCCCTGGTCGTAGGCAATATCGTGTCCTCGCTGGTGTCCACCGACGACCCGAACAGCCTGAACGGCGCGCGCCTGGAGCTGAAGACCAACGGAAACAACGTGGTGCTGCGCGAAGACGACGTCTCTGGCGGCGATCTGGGTGCAACGCTGAGCTTCCGCAACAACGAATTGGCCAAATCGCAAGACGATTTGGGCAAAATCGCCATCACGCTGGCCGCGGCACTCAACAAACAAAATCAGTTCGGTCTGGACGCCAATGGCGACCAAGGCAAGGCCCTGTTCACCGTCGGTCCTCCGCTTGCCTATGGCGCGAAGTCCAATGCGGCCGCATCCAAGCTGGATGTGTCGATTGCCGACACGCGCAACATGGTGGCCAGCGACTACGCCGTGTCCTTCGACGGTACCAACTACAGCGTTCGTCGCCTGAGCGACAACAACACGACGACCATTCCGACCGGTTCCCTGGCGGCAGATGGCACGTTCACGGTCGATGGCTTGAAAGTCAAGCCCACCATGGCGTCGGGTGACACCTTCACCATCAATCCCTCGCGTCAAGCTGCTGCGGGGCTGAACGTGCTGCTGAAGGATTCCAAGAATCTGGCTGGCGCAGCACCGATGGCTTTGGTCAACGGAACGGCCAACACCGGTTCGGCAGTGGTCAGCCGATTGACGTCTTCCGGTCAGGGCACCCCGAACTTCAACAATTCGATCACCGTCAAATTCGCAGCCAACGGTGCGTACGAATTGTTCGATGCCGGCACGGAAGCTGCACCGAATGTGCCGCCGGTCTCGGTGGGCACTGGCACCTATACCGGGCCCAACGGAAAGATTGCCCACAACGGCTGGTCGTTCGAAGTGTCCACGACACCTGCCGCTGGTGACGAGTTCACGGTCAAGGCTGGTGCGACCGACCCGACTGGCGACAATCGTAACGCCACCGCGATGGCATCTTTGACCTCGGCCAAACTGCTCAATGGCTCGACGCTGACGCAAAACTACGCGGTGCTGGTGTCCGATATGGGTAGCCGCGCCAATGAAATTACCGCAGGCAAAGCTGCCTACGGTGTGATCTTGAGCCAGGCGATCGTGGAAGAGCAATCTGCTGCGGGCGTCAACCTTGATGAAGAAGCCGCCAAGCTGTTGCGTTTCCAGCAAGCTTACGCAGCCTCCGGCAAAGTATTGGCCATCGCATCCTCGCTGTTCGATACGATTCTTGCTGCGCTCAACTGA